Proteins encoded within one genomic window of Theobroma cacao cultivar B97-61/B2 chromosome 7, Criollo_cocoa_genome_V2, whole genome shotgun sequence:
- the LOC18595016 gene encoding protein SOMBRERO, which yields MLPGNGQLSVPPGFRFHPTDEELLYYYLRKKVSYEAIDLDVIREVDLNKLEPWDLKDKCRIGSGPQNEWYFFSHKDKKYPTGTRTNRATTAGFWKATGRDKAIHLCNSKKIGMRKTLVFYTGRAPHGQKTDWIMHEYRLDDDDSDVQEDGWVVCRVFKKKNHSRGNFQPEFSQEESFTHIKTVASSAQLETRHNHLQALYDFSFDGSMQLPHLFSPESAVASSFISPVSLNSTDIECSQNLLRLTSSGGCGLVQQERYNGEWSFLDKLLATHHLSVDQQHSQGKCSPSSQVDVGTSTQKFPFQYLGCEADILKFSK from the exons atgttgCCAGGAAATGGGCAGCTATCAGTTCCCCCAGGTTTCCGATTCCATCCAACAGATGAGGAGCTTCTGTACTATTACCTGAGGAAGAAGGTCTCCTATGAAGCTATCGACCTCGATGTTATCAGGGAAGTGGATCTCAACAAACTTGAGCCTTGGGACCTCAAAG ATAAATGCAGAATTGGATCCGGGCCTCAAAACGAGTGGTATTTCTTCAGCCATAAGGACAAGAAATATCCAACAGGAACTCGAACAAATCGGGCAACTACAGCTGGTTTTTGGAAGGCTACGGGGAGGGACAAGGCTATCCACCTCTGCAACTCCAAGAAAATTGGCATGAGGAAAACCCTAGTTTTCTACACGGGGCGGGCTCCTCATGGCCAGAAAACTGATTGGATCATGCATGAGTATCGCTTGGACGATGATGATTCTGATGTTCAG GAAGATGGCTGGGTTGTCTGCAGGGTATTCAAAAAGAAGAATCATAGCAGAGGAAATTTTCAACCAGAATTTAGTCAAGAAGAAAGCTTTACTCACATCAAGACTGTTGCTTCTTCAGCGCAACTGGAGACAAGGCATAATCATTTGCAAGCGctatatgatttttcttttgatggCTCCATGCAGCTCCCGCATTTATTTAGCCCAGAATCAGCTGTTGCTTCTTCTTTTATATCGCCTGTCTCTTTGAACTCCACGGATATCGAATGCTCTCAAAACTTACTGAGGCTAACATCAAGTGGCGGTTGTGGACTCGTGCAACAAGAGAGGTACAATGGTGAATGGTCTTTCTTGGACAAGCTTCTAGCAACTCATCATCTGAGTGTGGATCAACAGCATTCCCAAGGCAAATGTAGCCCTTCCTCCCAAGTTGATGTTGGCACTTCAACTCAAAAATTCCCATTCCAATACCTCGGCTGTGAGGCTGACATTCTGAAATTTTCGAAGTAG